The Halorussus gelatinilyticus genome contains the following window.
GCCGCGCTCGCGGGCCACGACCTTCTTGTAGAGGTGGGGCAGGGTCAACGTCACGCCTTCACCGTCGCGGGGTCCGAAGGGGTCGCCCGTGACCGCGAGCGTCTCGAACGGAACGGTCGCGACGTGGGCCCGCTGAAGCGCCGCCAGCGTCTCCCGGTTCGCGGCGTCGGACGCGCGGACCGAGGCCGGATCGAGACCGATTCGTTCGAGGTAGTCGTCGGGGTTCGGGGCGGTCGCGGTGTCGGAGTTCGACATGCGTTCTCGGGTCGAACTCTCGCCGCGAGCGACTTCAAGACTCGCTGAAACGGATTTTGGTACGGAAGCTATCAGAAATCGGGCGGACTGCGGTTCGGCTCAGACCGAGAAACCGGTCCGTGCCTCGGCGTCGTCGCCCGTCGCGTTCAGCGCGGCGACCACGGTGTAGTCGCCGGGCGCGGGGTCGTCCCACTCCTCGGTGAACGTCCGGGAGGCGTCCGCGTCGAACGTCTCGGTCTGGATCATCTGGGTGAACATCTGGCCGTCGCTGGC
Protein-coding sequences here:
- a CDS encoding BsuPI-related putative proteinase inhibitor gives rise to the protein MTLQSSVDVTVESDRVVFEYTVENVGDAPEDVQFRSSLLADFAVLDGDDEVWRASDGQMFTQMIQTETFDADASRTFTEEWDDPAPGDYTVVAALNATGDDAEARTGFSV